The following are encoded in a window of Gossypium raimondii isolate GPD5lz chromosome 13, ASM2569854v1, whole genome shotgun sequence genomic DNA:
- the LOC105784465 gene encoding uncharacterized protein LOC105784465 — MFPQFGATAETLSKASTMVFRIETDAHLYDDPDDVSIAPLLDSKFDSEKCEALKRLLALIAQGFDVSNYFPQVVKNVASQSLEVKKLAYLYLLHYAEKRPNEALLSINCFQKDLGDPNPLVRAWALRTMAGIRLHVIAPLVLVAVGKCARDPSVYVRKCAASALPKVHDLRLEEHTSAIEEVHLIDLFLHGYFCFHVINHLL; from the exons ATGTTTCCACAGTTCGGAGCGACGGCGGAGACGTTGAGCAAGGCGTCGACGATGGTGTTCCGGATCGAAACCGATGCTCACCTCTACGACGATCCAGATGATGTCAGCATAGCTCCGCTTTTAGATAGTAAATTCGATTCGGAGAAGTGTGAGGCTCTCAAGCGACTCCTCGCTCTCATCGCTCAAGGCTTCGACGTCTCCAATTACTTCCCTCAG GTTGTTAAAAACGTGGCATCTCAATCTTTGGAAGTAAAGAAACTTGCTTATTTGTATCTACTGCATTATGCTGAAAA GCGTCCCAACGAAGCATTGTTGTCAATTAATTGTTTCCAGAAGGATTTGGGGGACCCTAATCCCTTGGTGAGAGCATGGGCACTTCGCACCATGGCTGGAATTCGTCTTCATGTTATTGCACCTCTTGTTCTGGTGGCTGTGGGCAAGTGTGCTAGAGATCCATCTGTCTATGTTAGAAAATGTGCAGCTAGTGCTCTTCCAAAAGTACATGATTTGCGCCTAGAGGAACATACCTCGGCAATTGAAGAGGTTCACTTGATAGATTTATTTCTTCATGGTTATTTTTGCTTTCATGTTATCAACCATTTATTATGA